A stretch of Prunus dulcis chromosome 6, ALMONDv2, whole genome shotgun sequence DNA encodes these proteins:
- the LOC117631534 gene encoding probable xyloglucan galactosyltransferase GT17, with amino-acid sequence MFSRKQISPPNTPLEEEKDKYYYSKYKETQFSLNNPNLKFAALVFIFLSSWLLLLLFWFPPKTTNNVAVLHLAHKTENAETINLAAAAPTKSPFKVPTCDPSVAVYVYPLPPKFNTGLLSRCKTLNVYTDMCPHVANRGLGQPLPKLGSPAAWFATHQFIAEMIFHARVENHPCRTLDPARAALFYVPFYGGLHASSMFKEANLTARDELAVNLVDHLQAQPWWGRNSGRDHFIALGRTAWDFMRATDGPDFGANSLLNLPAVKNMSVLTVERHPWQGSNQHGIPYPSYFHPSTWQEILTWQNKVREMYRPNLFSFIGGPRKGLEKAAIRNEFIRQCGESTRCFLMNCGPSGASKCHEPSEVLKVMTESTFCLQAPGDSFTRRSTFDSVLAGCIPVFFSPHTAYTQYKWFLPEEVKTYSVYIDEKSPASRKIEDELLKISGEKVKAMREKLVDLIPSLTYAHPNATDVGFGDAVDVTLASLANHLSEMMN; translated from the coding sequence atgttTTCAAGAAAGCAAATCTCGCCTCCAAATACTCCCttggaggaggagaaagaCAAGTACTattattcaaaatataaagaaacccaattctcaCTCAACAATCCCAATTTAAAGTTTGCTGCCTTAGTTTTTATCTTCCTATCTtcttggcttcttcttcttctcttttggtTCCCACCCAAAACCACAAACAATGTCGCTGTTCTCCATCTCGCTCACAAAACCGAAAACGCCGAAACCATCAATCTCGCCGCCGCCGCCCCCACAAAATCGCCGTTCAAGGTTCCCACGTGCGACCCAAGCGTCGCAGTCTACGTGTACCCTCTGCCGCCCAAGTTCAACACCGGGCTCTTGAGCCGCTGCAAAACCCTCAACGTGTACACCGACATGTGTCCCCACGTGGCAAATCGCGGCCTCGGCCAGCCCCTTCCCAAGCTTGGCTCCCCCGCCGCCTGGTTCgccacccaccagttcatcgcCGAGATGATCTTCCACGCACGTGTGGAGAACCACCCCTGTCGCACCCTCGACCCCGCACGTGCCGCCCTCTTCTACGTCCCCTTCTACGGCGGCCTCCACGCCTCCAGCATGTTCAAGGAGGCCAACCTCACCGCCCGCGACGAGCTTGCCGTTAACCTCGTTGACCACCTCCAGGCGCAACCCTGGTGGGGGAGGAATAGCGGTAGGGACCACTTCATCGCCCTGGGGAGGACCGCGTGGGATTTCATGAGGGCCACCGACGGTCCGGATTTCGGCGCCAACTCCCTCCTCAACTTACCAGCTGTCAAAAACATGTCGGTGCTGACCGTGGAGCGGCACCCCTGGCAAGGCTCAAACCAGCACGGCATACCCTACCCTTCCTACTTCCACCCCTCCACGTGGCAGGAGATACTGACGTGGCAAAACAAAGTGCGGGAGATGTACCGGCCAAACCTGTTCTCCTTCATCGGCGGGCCCCGCAAGGGGTTGGAGAAGGCGGCGATCCGGAACGAGTTCATACGGCAATGCGGCGAGTCGACTCGGTGCTTTCTCATGAACTGTGGGCCCAGTGGGGCCAGCAAGTGCCACGAGCCGAGCGAGGTCTTGAAGGTTATGACCGAGTCGACGTTCTGCCTGCAGGCGCCCGGCGACTCGTTCACTCGTCGGTCAACGTTTGACTCGGTGCTGGCCGGCTGCATACCGGTGTTCTTTTCGCCGCACACGGCGTACACGCAGTATAAATGGTTTTTACCGGAAGAGGTAAAAACGTACTCGGTTTATATCGACGAGAAGAGCCCCGCGAGTAGAAAGATAGAGGACGAGTTGTTGAAGATATCGGGCGAGAAGGTGAAGGCGATGCGCGAGAAGCTCGTGGATTTGATCCCGAGTCTTACCTACGCGCATCCGAACGCCACCGATGTTGGGTTCGGAGACGCCGTCGACGTGACACTTGCGTCGCTGGCCAACCACTTGAGCGAAATGATGAAttaa